A genomic window from Nocardioides sp. BP30 includes:
- a CDS encoding HAD family acid phosphatase — MRLTRSTVAIAACAVTATALVSGAPAHAAGQLNPATTFTYTVNQDGSVVAPTSGANIPNIDSVKSTIRAYYGAAKGANPAHAFDSTAPATIYLPNLVSSAYAKNTEAVAQSLIDGLPTTGAGKAVVFDVDSTLLSDYANEEEMNYNYSVALNNNWVDNELMPAVPGMVQALETLASEGYALYGITGRPAHQEAATIGNLTKVGFTTDGTPGGTPLFDTDNLYTKPETNADQPGYITGCAIVATATLSKCTTVQYKAQTRAHIAADDGVDIVMNVGDQWSDLEGGYADGHTKIPNPTYFLGSADLPGVSDPTMVPPTSYTMNPDGSTGASVTDGDTIPNEGNVVSLIRAYYKATGGVADKTSSPYITELSSLESTWTPQIVTSCQQQAAKVAAAKAAIAATGTTLGLDTKNAAKAKKAVTRAKKKVKRAHGHAKKVAKKELKAAKKAYASAIAAIAHDKTTGAGITIPKSPAVVFDADDTTLWNYDLEDGAMGFTYSPATAATWIQQQKFPAVPGMVALAKAAKDAGCTIVGLTGRTSDQQADTIANLTKDGYVDASGTPLFTAANYYTKWTSGAQPPAYMDCGDDKVCSTIEYKSGTREYLETQKGLDIVANLGDQFSDLHGGYADATYKIPNPTYYLP, encoded by the coding sequence ATGAGACTCACCCGTTCCACCGTCGCCATCGCCGCCTGTGCGGTGACCGCAACGGCCCTGGTCAGCGGCGCCCCGGCGCACGCCGCCGGCCAGCTCAACCCGGCCACCACCTTCACCTACACCGTCAACCAGGACGGCAGCGTCGTCGCCCCCACCAGCGGTGCGAACATCCCGAACATCGACTCGGTGAAGTCCACCATCAGGGCCTACTACGGCGCCGCCAAGGGCGCCAACCCCGCCCACGCGTTCGACAGCACCGCACCCGCGACGATCTACCTGCCCAACCTCGTCTCCTCCGCCTACGCGAAGAACACCGAGGCCGTGGCCCAGTCGCTGATCGACGGGCTGCCGACCACCGGCGCCGGCAAGGCGGTCGTCTTCGACGTCGACTCCACCCTCCTCTCGGACTACGCCAACGAGGAGGAGATGAACTACAACTACTCGGTCGCGCTGAACAACAACTGGGTCGACAACGAGCTCATGCCGGCCGTCCCCGGCATGGTCCAGGCGCTCGAGACCCTCGCGTCCGAGGGCTACGCCCTCTACGGCATCACCGGCCGACCGGCCCACCAGGAGGCCGCCACGATCGGCAACCTGACCAAGGTCGGGTTCACGACGGACGGCACCCCCGGCGGCACCCCGCTGTTCGACACCGACAACCTCTACACCAAGCCGGAGACCAACGCGGACCAGCCGGGCTACATCACCGGCTGCGCGATCGTGGCCACAGCCACGCTCAGCAAGTGCACCACCGTCCAGTACAAGGCGCAGACGCGCGCTCACATCGCCGCCGACGACGGCGTCGACATCGTGATGAACGTGGGCGACCAGTGGAGCGACCTCGAGGGCGGCTACGCGGACGGCCACACCAAGATCCCGAACCCGACGTACTTCCTCGGCTCCGCCGACCTGCCGGGCGTCAGCGACCCGACCATGGTGCCGCCGACGTCGTACACGATGAATCCGGACGGCTCCACCGGCGCCAGCGTCACCGACGGTGACACGATTCCCAACGAGGGCAACGTGGTCTCGCTCATCCGGGCCTACTACAAGGCCACCGGCGGCGTCGCGGACAAGACCAGCTCGCCCTACATCACCGAGCTCTCCTCGCTGGAGTCCACCTGGACGCCGCAGATCGTGACCTCCTGCCAGCAGCAGGCCGCCAAGGTCGCAGCGGCGAAGGCGGCGATCGCCGCCACCGGCACCACCCTCGGCCTGGACACCAAGAACGCCGCCAAGGCGAAGAAGGCCGTCACCCGGGCGAAGAAGAAGGTCAAAAGGGCCCACGGCCACGCCAAGAAGGTGGCCAAGAAGGAGCTCAAGGCTGCCAAGAAGGCCTACGCCTCCGCGATCGCGGCCATCGCCCACGACAAGACCACCGGCGCGGGCATCACCATCCCGAAGTCCCCGGCCGTCGTCTTCGACGCCGATGACACGACGCTGTGGAACTACGACCTCGAGGACGGCGCGATGGGCTTCACGTACTCGCCGGCCACCGCTGCGACCTGGATCCAGCAGCAGAAGTTCCCGGCGGTTCCCGGGATGGTCGCCCTCGCCAAGGCCGCCAAGGACGCCGGCTGCACGATCGTCGGACTGACCGGCCGGACCTCCGACCAGCAGGCCGACACCATCGCCAACCTCACCAAGGACGGCTACGTCGACGCCTCCGGCACGCCCCTGTTCACCGCTGCCAACTACTACACGAAGTGGACCAGCGGCGCGCAGCCGCCGGCCTACATGGACTGTGGGGACGACAAGGTGTGCTCCACGATCGAGTACAAGTCCGGGACGCGGGAGTACCTGGAGACCCAGAAGGGCCTCGACATCGTGGCCAACCTGGGTGACCAGTTCTCCGACCTGCACGGCGGGTACGCCGACGCGACGTACAAGATCCCGAACCCGACCTACTACCTGCCGTGA
- the tsaD gene encoding tRNA (adenosine(37)-N6)-threonylcarbamoyltransferase complex transferase subunit TsaD: MTSSEPLVLGIETSCDETGVGIVRGHTLLADAVASSVEEHARFGGVVPEVASRAHLEAMVPTIERACESAGIALRDVDAIAVTAGPGLAGALLVGVAAAKALAIGLDKPLYGVNHLAAHVAVDQLQHGALPEPCLAMLVSGGHSSLLRVGDVTGDIEPLGATIDDAAGEAFDKVARLLGLGFPGGPVIDRTATSGSSIAIDFPRGLSSRRDLERHRFDFSFSGLKTAVARWVEARERSGEPVPVADVAASFQEAVCDVLVRKALDAASSQGIEDIVIGGGVAANSRLRVLAEERAAALGIRVRVPRPGLCTDNGAMVAALGAEMVARGRTPSALDLPADSSQPVTEVLA, translated from the coding sequence ATGACGTCGTCTGAGCCTCTTGTCCTCGGCATCGAGACGTCCTGCGACGAGACCGGCGTCGGCATCGTGCGGGGGCACACGCTCCTCGCCGACGCGGTGGCCAGCAGCGTCGAGGAGCACGCCCGGTTCGGTGGCGTCGTCCCGGAGGTCGCCTCGCGCGCCCACCTGGAGGCGATGGTGCCGACCATCGAGCGCGCCTGCGAGAGCGCCGGGATCGCGCTGCGCGACGTCGATGCGATAGCCGTCACCGCCGGCCCCGGCCTGGCCGGGGCGCTGCTGGTCGGCGTCGCCGCGGCCAAGGCGCTCGCGATCGGGCTGGACAAGCCGCTGTACGGCGTCAACCACCTGGCGGCTCACGTGGCCGTCGACCAGCTCCAGCACGGCGCCCTGCCCGAGCCCTGCCTGGCGATGCTGGTCTCGGGAGGTCACTCCTCGCTGCTCCGCGTCGGCGACGTCACCGGCGACATCGAGCCGCTCGGGGCCACCATCGACGACGCCGCTGGGGAAGCCTTCGACAAGGTCGCCCGCCTGCTCGGCCTGGGGTTCCCCGGGGGCCCGGTGATCGACCGGACGGCCACCTCCGGCTCGAGCATCGCCATCGACTTCCCGCGCGGGCTCAGCTCGCGCCGCGACCTGGAGCGGCACCGGTTCGACTTCTCCTTCTCCGGGCTGAAGACAGCCGTCGCTCGCTGGGTGGAGGCCAGGGAACGCTCCGGTGAGCCCGTGCCGGTCGCCGACGTGGCGGCATCGTTCCAGGAGGCTGTCTGCGACGTACTCGTCCGCAAGGCGCTCGACGCCGCCTCCTCGCAGGGCATCGAGGACATCGTGATCGGCGGCGGCGTGGCAGCGAACAGCCGGCTGCGCGTGCTGGCCGAGGAGCGGGCCGCCGCGCTGGGCATCCGGGTGCGGGTTCCGCGGCCGGGGCTGTGCACCGACAACGGCGCGATGGTGGCGGCGCTGGGGGCCGAGATGGTCGCCCGCGGCCGTACCCCCTCCGCGCTCGACCTGCCCGCGGACTCCTCCCAGCCGGTCACCGAGGTCCTGGCCTGA